A single genomic interval of uncultured Desulfobacter sp. harbors:
- a CDS encoding AarF/ABC1/UbiB kinase family protein, translating into MIVLRLCLNVKLFRRLVSILWVVVWYGIKDVTGRVVRVASKVPGSPEKNKDTAATEFPSPRMIRLCMEHLGPSFIKLGQLLSTRDDILPFEYVNEFKRLQDQVQPLPLYVISNVVERELGKPLTALFDHFNSESIAAASVAQVHEARLFSGERVAVKVIRPDILPIIRKDIRLMYYLARMIENRSQRGKMLGVVNLVKEFERTIFNELDMFTEAGNIERFRTNFKHTREMHICKVYREYTSRSVLVMEYIDGIKVDQVEAIKAAGIDPGEIALIGLRSFSRQLMEFGFFHADPHPGNTIVMADGRVSIIDFGLMGYVDEEMMKELANICLGFADHDYDLVMEALKEMGLLDKKQICLKEFKADLKDVSEPFYGRPLPSISVKEVYDKVIQMVLKHRITMPRNLLLIFKTFVQNEAIGKKLGSTSSILQVARPYAENLLKQKLKPDQLFKRFNADARKMAGHFQSMPESVSGFLANAATNNLSMEIRHTTSSKIQQTLEKLINRLVVGIIIAASTIAAALILNSSQKLFNMDFGFAGFPEISLTGLLGVTGYVIATFLGLWLIVSILRSGRL; encoded by the coding sequence GTGATTGTTTTGAGACTTTGCCTGAACGTTAAACTGTTCCGGCGGCTAGTGTCTATCCTCTGGGTCGTAGTCTGGTATGGCATCAAGGATGTGACCGGTCGTGTTGTCAGGGTTGCGTCCAAGGTTCCCGGATCTCCAGAAAAGAACAAAGATACTGCTGCAACCGAATTTCCGTCCCCCAGGATGATCCGCCTCTGCATGGAGCATCTCGGTCCCAGCTTTATCAAGCTGGGACAGCTTTTGAGCACCCGAGATGATATTCTGCCTTTTGAATATGTAAATGAATTCAAAAGACTACAGGATCAGGTACAGCCCCTTCCCTTATATGTGATTTCCAATGTGGTGGAAAGGGAATTAGGCAAACCCCTGACAGCCCTGTTTGATCACTTCAATTCCGAATCCATTGCCGCAGCGTCCGTGGCCCAGGTTCACGAGGCCCGGCTTTTTTCAGGAGAGCGGGTTGCGGTCAAGGTGATTCGACCTGATATCCTTCCCATTATTCGAAAAGACATCCGGCTGATGTATTATCTTGCCCGGATGATAGAGAATCGTTCTCAACGCGGCAAAATGCTCGGTGTCGTGAATCTTGTCAAAGAATTTGAACGGACCATCTTCAACGAACTGGATATGTTTACGGAAGCCGGTAATATTGAACGATTCAGAACAAATTTCAAGCATACGCGCGAAATGCATATCTGCAAAGTTTATCGTGAATACACAAGCCGGTCAGTCCTGGTGATGGAGTATATCGATGGTATCAAGGTCGATCAGGTAGAGGCCATCAAAGCTGCCGGCATCGACCCCGGTGAGATAGCGCTTATAGGCCTTCGATCCTTCTCCCGGCAACTCATGGAATTCGGCTTCTTCCACGCTGATCCCCACCCGGGAAACACCATTGTCATGGCAGATGGCCGGGTCAGCATTATCGACTTCGGGCTGATGGGTTACGTGGATGAAGAAATGATGAAAGAACTTGCCAATATTTGTCTTGGGTTTGCAGATCACGATTATGATTTGGTTATGGAAGCCTTGAAAGAAATGGGGCTTTTGGACAAGAAACAGATTTGCCTCAAGGAATTCAAAGCCGACTTGAAGGATGTCAGTGAACCTTTTTATGGCCGTCCCCTTCCCTCCATCTCGGTCAAAGAGGTCTATGACAAGGTAATACAAATGGTGCTCAAGCACCGGATCACGATGCCGAGAAATCTCCTGCTGATTTTCAAGACCTTTGTTCAAAACGAAGCCATTGGAAAAAAACTTGGCAGCACGTCAAGCATTCTTCAAGTTGCCAGGCCATATGCCGAAAACCTGCTAAAGCAGAAATTAAAACCAGACCAACTCTTCAAACGATTCAATGCAGATGCCCGAAAAATGGCAGGCCATTTTCAATCCATGCCGGAAAGCGTTAGCGGATTTCTTGCCAATGCCGCAACCAACAATCTTTCCATGGAGATTCGACACACAACATCCTCCAAGATACAACAAACCCTGGAAAAGTTGATCAACCGATTGGTTGTGGGGATTATAATCGCTGCCTCAACCATTGCGGCTGCCTTGATTCTTAATTCTTCCCAGAAACTTTTCAACATGGACTTTGGGTTTGCCGGATTTCCCGAAATATCGCTAACCGGACTTCTCGGTGTTACAGGGTATGTTATCGCAACGTTTCTCGGACTCTGGTTAATCGTTTCAATCCTTCGCTCAGGACGCTTGTAA
- a CDS encoding dual CXXC motif small (seleno)protein: MEKVTKHCPSCSGKLVVRRACPNVIICCNACGKSYPHNKYKELIDDYWEEKLAHIPVNRL; encoded by the coding sequence ATGGAAAAAGTTACCAAACACTGCCCGTCATGCAGCGGAAAACTCGTTGTCAGGCGCGCCTGTCCCAATGTTATCATATGCTGCAACGCCTGCGGCAAAAGCTACCCCCATAATAAATACAAAGAACTGATAGATGATTACTGGGAGGAAAAGCTGGCCCATATACCGGTGAACCGGCTTTAG
- the gpt gene encoding xanthine phosphoribosyltransferase, with product MSDKNERYKRNYPISWEQLHRDAKALSWRLHDLNLTWKGIVAVTRGGLVPAAIIARELDIHLIDTICITSYDWQNQGESTILKSMDGDGEGLLIIDDLVDTGGTAKIVRQMLPRAYFATVYAKPAGKPLVDAHVTEVSQDTWILFPWDSESRFVAPIAGK from the coding sequence ATGTCAGATAAAAACGAACGTTATAAGCGAAATTATCCCATTTCCTGGGAACAGCTGCACCGGGATGCCAAGGCCCTGTCCTGGCGTCTGCATGATCTTAACCTTACATGGAAGGGTATTGTGGCCGTCACCCGGGGCGGACTTGTACCGGCAGCCATCATTGCCCGGGAGCTGGATATTCATCTCATCGACACCATCTGCATCACCAGTTATGACTGGCAGAACCAGGGTGAATCCACCATCTTGAAATCCATGGACGGTGACGGGGAAGGGCTTTTGATTATTGATGACCTTGTGGATACCGGAGGTACAGCCAAAATTGTAAGACAGATGCTGCCCAGGGCCTATTTTGCAACCGTTTATGCCAAGCCTGCCGGGAAACCCCTGGTGGACGCCCATGTCACGGAAGTAAGCCAGGATACCTGGATTCTTTTTCCCTGGGATTCAGAGTCCCGGTTTGTGGCACCGATTGCCGGGAAATGA
- the nrfD gene encoding NrfD/PsrC family molybdoenzyme membrane anchor subunit — MSQLTFETINTTVLDTLTRPGKAYWCLIALLFCGAIMGASCWAYQIIVGVGVAGMNTPVHWGTYLINFVFWVGIAHSGTLISAILFLFRAQWRNPIARAAETMTVFAVCIAGLFPFIHLGRAWLVFYMLPLPNQRTLWPNFQSPLMFDVIAISTYLTVSSLFWYTGLLPDLAIIRDRSHGMRKKIFKVLSLGWSGKTGQWINYSRAYLLFAGLATPLVISVHSVVSWDFALSVIPGWHTTIFAPYFVAGAIHSGLAMVLTLCIPLRKILKYEALITMNVLESIAKTIVFTGIIVGFSYATEVFIAWYSHNSIEMETFWWRAFGHYAPEYWIMVVCNTVIPLLYLSKKIRTHVIPLFIISIFVNIGMWFERFVIIAGSVAHDFLPNAWGHYRPTWVEGGIMVGAFSLFFFLFLLFVKHLPSVSMTEMKEMIHHNVE, encoded by the coding sequence ATGTCTCAATTGACCTTCGAAACAATCAATACCACGGTCCTGGACACGCTGACCCGTCCGGGAAAGGCCTACTGGTGCCTTATCGCCTTGTTGTTTTGCGGAGCCATTATGGGTGCGTCCTGCTGGGCCTACCAGATCATTGTCGGCGTGGGCGTGGCAGGCATGAACACACCGGTCCACTGGGGCACCTATCTGATAAACTTTGTCTTCTGGGTGGGAATTGCCCATTCCGGCACCCTGATTTCCGCCATTTTGTTTCTGTTCCGGGCACAATGGAGAAACCCCATTGCCAGGGCGGCTGAAACCATGACCGTCTTTGCCGTGTGCATTGCGGGGCTTTTTCCTTTTATTCACCTGGGCCGGGCCTGGCTGGTGTTTTATATGCTGCCCCTTCCCAACCAACGGACTTTATGGCCCAACTTTCAGTCGCCCCTGATGTTTGATGTTATTGCCATCTCCACCTATCTCACCGTGAGTAGTCTTTTTTGGTATACCGGGCTTCTCCCGGATTTGGCCATCATCAGGGACCGGTCCCATGGCATGCGCAAAAAAATTTTTAAGGTGCTCTCCCTTGGATGGTCCGGAAAAACCGGTCAATGGATCAACTACTCCAGGGCCTATCTTTTGTTTGCCGGTCTTGCCACCCCCCTTGTTATTTCGGTTCACAGTGTGGTGTCCTGGGATTTTGCCCTTAGCGTAATACCCGGCTGGCACACCACCATTTTTGCGCCCTATTTTGTTGCCGGGGCCATCCATTCAGGTCTTGCCATGGTGCTGACCTTATGTATTCCCTTGAGAAAAATTCTCAAGTACGAAGCGCTGATCACCATGAATGTACTCGAAAGCATCGCAAAAACCATTGTTTTTACCGGCATCATTGTGGGATTTTCCTATGCCACGGAAGTGTTCATCGCCTGGTACAGCCACAACAGCATCGAAATGGAAACCTTCTGGTGGCGGGCGTTTGGCCATTATGCACCGGAATACTGGATCATGGTGGTCTGCAACACCGTCATCCCCCTGTTGTATTTATCGAAAAAAATCAGAACCCATGTCATTCCATTGTTTATCATTTCCATTTTTGTCAATATCGGCATGTGGTTTGAGCGTTTTGTCATCATCGCGGGCAGCGTTGCCCATGATTTTCTGCCCAATGCCTGGGGGCATTACCGCCCCACATGGGTTGAGGGAGGAATCATGGTCGGTGCCTTTTCTCTTTTCTTTTTCCTGTTTTTATTGTTTGTTAAGCACCTGCCGTCGGTTTCCATGACGGAAATGAAAGAAATGATACATCATAACGTGGAGTAA
- a CDS encoding 4Fe-4S dicluster domain-containing protein: MDRRTFLKTAGIGSISVACGCKSDYDKNIFSLVTAPEDFVTGQAVWYASTCMECPAGCGILAKNREGRVLKIEGNPAHPVNRGRLCIRGQAALQSVYDPDRLMMPQLKTGRTFKPISYNQAFDILKKRMHTASEKGSNRVKMLTGITSEPLSALFATTLEAFGANPAAVYEPYSHDALRAAHHAMFAKPMLPSFHMEHADFILGFGADFVETWLSPVEYIRKFKSMHSPEDGTKGSFVHVGPYMSLTAANADKFIPVTAGTEYMVALGVIRQILKTRTIDHLPGPFLKELTAVVSPYHPDIVEVNTGFPEADQSRLTESLLASHRPLVLGSTGTTTADASFALEMAVTLMNLVLDKDLSLYDFEQRHALEKVMTAKETAEFFKTAATDPTELVLFYNTNPLFTFPKNADLTEIFNRKEIFKVSFSNVMDETSKNADLIFPVQLPLETWDSYESNTACISTLQPAMGRLTKAPSMGDVFLDLSDKDRQFDSYYEYLADYLYTNMPEKSNAHFMQTIQSGGIFHSSSTPGAGSPPLDPESIKALKKALHAIKLSEEPELNFLAVPSLRLYDGRGGNKSWLNEIPDPVTSIAWETMLMIHPATLEERGFAHGDILTIEAGDHAITAPVYAYPGVASGVMVMQMGQGHSACGRYAQGFGSNPVDLLSGNLETSDFLSYLITPTSVKRTGKVEALPQTDGSRSQYKRKIALSMTVASSHSESGHGKSADHGQSDGHGKKEGGGLDMNQFPLTLPTKEGYDKKRDIYAPHEHDGYRWGMIVDLDKCVGCNACVAACYAENNIGVVGKEQIIKGREMAWLRIERYQDQTNEDRLIFLPMMCQHCDAAPCEAVCPVYAPHHSKEGLNNQVYNRCIGTRFCAQNCPYKVRKFNWFDWERPAPLNLQLNPDVTARSKGVMEKCSFCIQRIKKAHNQAKNENRKIRDGEIQPACVQTCPANALTFGNFLDKNSAVSILARESRAYQVLGYLNTKPAVIYLKKRVQEL; this comes from the coding sequence ATGGATAGGCGAACATTTCTTAAAACGGCCGGAATCGGAAGCATTTCTGTTGCCTGTGGCTGCAAGTCAGACTATGACAAAAATATTTTTTCACTGGTAACGGCCCCGGAAGATTTTGTAACAGGGCAAGCGGTATGGTATGCCTCCACGTGCATGGAATGCCCTGCAGGATGCGGTATCCTTGCAAAAAACCGTGAAGGCCGGGTTCTTAAGATAGAAGGAAATCCCGCCCATCCGGTGAACCGTGGGCGACTGTGCATCCGGGGCCAGGCGGCCCTACAGTCTGTTTATGATCCGGACAGACTGATGATGCCGCAACTCAAAACAGGCCGGACATTTAAACCGATCTCCTATAATCAAGCCTTTGACATTCTGAAAAAACGGATGCACACCGCATCAGAAAAGGGAAGCAACCGCGTCAAAATGTTGACCGGCATAACATCAGAACCCCTTTCCGCCCTGTTTGCAACCACCCTGGAGGCATTTGGCGCAAATCCCGCAGCCGTATACGAACCCTACTCCCACGACGCCTTGAGGGCCGCCCACCACGCCATGTTTGCAAAGCCCATGCTCCCCTCTTTTCATATGGAACACGCAGATTTTATTCTGGGATTTGGCGCGGATTTTGTAGAAACCTGGCTGTCACCGGTTGAATATATCCGCAAATTCAAATCCATGCACAGCCCTGAAGACGGTACAAAGGGGAGTTTCGTCCATGTTGGTCCCTACATGTCCCTGACGGCCGCCAATGCAGATAAATTTATCCCGGTTACGGCAGGAACGGAATATATGGTGGCCTTGGGGGTCATCCGCCAAATTTTGAAAACCAGAACAATAGATCATCTGCCTGGGCCTTTTTTAAAAGAACTTACGGCTGTTGTCAGTCCATATCATCCTGACATCGTTGAAGTAAATACCGGATTTCCGGAAGCGGATCAAAGCCGTTTGACCGAATCCCTGCTCGCATCCCACCGCCCCCTGGTTTTAGGATCAACAGGCACCACAACGGCAGACGCCTCCTTTGCCCTGGAGATGGCCGTGACCCTGATGAATCTTGTGTTGGACAAGGATCTTTCTCTGTATGATTTTGAACAAAGGCACGCCCTTGAAAAAGTCATGACGGCAAAAGAAACCGCCGAATTCTTCAAAACAGCCGCCACTGACCCCACAGAACTCGTATTGTTTTATAATACCAACCCCCTGTTTACGTTTCCCAAAAACGCTGATTTAACAGAGATTTTTAATCGTAAAGAGATCTTCAAGGTCAGTTTCTCAAACGTCATGGATGAGACGTCCAAAAACGCAGACCTTATTTTCCCGGTGCAGCTGCCCCTTGAGACCTGGGACAGTTACGAAAGCAACACGGCATGCATTTCAACCCTTCAGCCCGCCATGGGACGGCTCACCAAGGCGCCCTCCATGGGCGATGTGTTCCTGGACCTGTCAGACAAAGACCGGCAGTTTGATAGCTACTATGAATATCTTGCCGACTACCTGTATACGAATATGCCTGAAAAGAGCAACGCCCATTTCATGCAAACAATTCAATCCGGCGGGATATTTCATTCCAGCAGCACACCCGGGGCCGGGAGCCCCCCCCTTGACCCGGAATCCATCAAGGCACTTAAAAAAGCACTCCACGCCATCAAACTCTCCGAAGAACCAGAATTGAATTTTTTGGCGGTTCCGTCACTTCGGCTCTATGACGGCCGGGGGGGCAACAAGTCCTGGCTCAATGAAATACCCGATCCTGTGACCAGTATTGCCTGGGAAACCATGCTCATGATTCATCCTGCAACCCTTGAAGAACGTGGGTTCGCACACGGGGATATCCTGACCATTGAAGCAGGCGACCACGCCATCACAGCACCGGTCTATGCCTACCCGGGCGTTGCCTCAGGAGTCATGGTCATGCAGATGGGCCAGGGGCATAGTGCCTGCGGACGGTATGCCCAAGGATTCGGCAGCAACCCGGTTGATCTTTTGTCAGGAAACCTTGAGACATCTGATTTTCTCTCCTATCTAATCACCCCCACTTCGGTTAAACGGACCGGCAAGGTTGAAGCACTTCCCCAGACAGATGGCAGCCGGTCCCAGTACAAACGAAAAATTGCCCTGTCCATGACCGTGGCAAGCAGCCACAGCGAAAGCGGACACGGTAAATCCGCCGACCACGGCCAGTCCGACGGGCATGGGAAAAAAGAGGGCGGGGGCCTGGATATGAACCAATTCCCGTTAACCCTGCCAACCAAGGAAGGATACGATAAAAAACGAGATATTTACGCCCCCCACGAACATGACGGCTACCGGTGGGGGATGATCGTGGATCTGGACAAATGCGTGGGATGCAATGCCTGCGTGGCTGCATGTTATGCGGAAAACAATATCGGCGTTGTGGGAAAAGAGCAGATCATAAAAGGTCGTGAAATGGCCTGGCTGCGAATTGAACGATACCAGGATCAAACCAATGAAGACCGCCTGATTTTCCTTCCCATGATGTGCCAGCACTGCGATGCGGCGCCCTGTGAGGCCGTATGTCCGGTGTACGCCCCCCACCATTCCAAGGAGGGGCTCAACAACCAGGTTTACAACCGCTGTATCGGCACCCGGTTCTGTGCCCAGAACTGCCCGTACAAAGTCAGAAAGTTCAATTGGTTTGACTGGGAAAGACCCGCCCCCCTCAACCTTCAGCTCAACCCGGATGTCACTGCCAGAAGCAAAGGGGTCATGGAAAAATGCTCATTTTGTATACAGCGAATTAAAAAAGCCCACAATCAGGCAAAAAATGAGAACCGTAAAATTCGGGACGGGGAGATTCAGCCGGCATGCGTGCAGACATGCCCTGCCAATGCACTGACCTTTGGTAATTTCCTGGACAAAAACAGTGCGGTTTCCATTCTGGCCCGGGAATCACGGGCTTACCAGGTGCTTGGCTATCTGAATACCAAACCTGCTGTTATTTATTTGAAAAAAAGAGTGCAGGAATTATGA
- the ubiE gene encoding bifunctional demethylmenaquinone methyltransferase/2-methoxy-6-polyprenyl-1,4-benzoquinol methylase UbiE has product MILDIDKWYNRKKRFEQFENHVSKTRTATFGFTTYAESEKRHRVNRHFNSIATQYDFMNTILSGGIHYLWKRRAVDTLMIKPDQKVLDVCGGTGDIARLSASRTGKNGMSIVYDMNRKMIEQGKKKSIKGVTFVQGDAESISFPDGSFDAVSIGFGIRNVTHLETGFKEIFRVLKKGGTMCCLEFSKPDNSFFRYLYDLYSFKIMPLIGGLITGSTEAYTAFPESIRAFPLPGELSLILQNIGFKDIKITKLTNGIAVIHSARK; this is encoded by the coding sequence ATGATTTTAGATATTGATAAATGGTACAATCGAAAAAAACGATTTGAGCAGTTTGAAAATCATGTATCAAAAACCCGGACGGCAACATTCGGGTTTACCACCTATGCCGAATCAGAGAAGCGTCACCGGGTTAACCGGCATTTCAATTCCATTGCCACACAATACGACTTTATGAATACCATTTTGAGTGGCGGAATTCATTATTTATGGAAACGAAGGGCCGTTGACACACTCATGATCAAACCGGATCAAAAAGTTTTGGATGTCTGCGGAGGAACGGGTGATATAGCCAGGTTGTCCGCGTCCAGAACAGGCAAAAACGGTATGTCGATTGTGTATGATATGAACCGGAAAATGATCGAACAAGGGAAAAAAAAATCCATAAAAGGGGTAACCTTTGTTCAAGGGGATGCTGAATCCATCTCTTTTCCTGATGGTTCGTTTGATGCGGTTTCCATCGGCTTTGGAATTCGAAACGTCACCCATCTTGAAACCGGTTTCAAGGAGATCTTCCGGGTGTTGAAAAAAGGCGGGACCATGTGTTGCCTGGAATTTTCAAAACCTGACAACTCTTTCTTTAGATATCTTTACGATCTGTATTCATTCAAAATAATGCCGTTGATAGGGGGACTCATCACCGGTTCAACAGAAGCGTATACGGCATTTCCGGAATCCATACGCGCGTTTCCACTCCCCGGGGAGTTAAGCCTGATTTTACAAAATATTGGTTTTAAGGATATCAAAATTACAAAGTTGACAAATGGCATCGCAGTGATTCATTCCGCAAGGAAATAA